One Leeia speluncae genomic window, GGTACGTGCTGTGCCAAATGTGGCCGGTGTGCATAATGAGTTAACCATTGCACCAGTGAGCAGTTTCTCTGATCGCACAAGTGATGGTTACATTACGTCCAAAGTAAAAGCGCGTTTAGTAGACAGCAAACAAGTCTCTACCAACCATGTTAAAGTCGTGACTGAACGTAAAATTGTCTACTTAATGGGCTTAGTGAGCCATAAAGAGGGCGATGCAGCTGCTTCTGTTGCTAGCACAACAGGCAGTGTAGCCAAAGTCATTACCTTGTTTGAATATCTAGATTAATCAAACTACCCAATCGTTAATGGGGGCAAAATGCGGGATCATCTATTAAAAGAAGTTGCTACATCCCATGGTCTTGATGTTGATGCCCCCTTATTGATTGGTGGAAACTACACCCCCGTTTTACAGCATGCCGGCGTAGTTTATATTAGTGGACAAATTCCACGTGTCGGGGCCACCGTTACCGTGATTGGCGCAGCAGGTAGAGAAGTAGACTTGCATGGCGCACAATTGGCGGCGAGGATTTGCGCCCTACGAGCGGTCATTTTGCTTTATCAAGAACTTGGCACGCTAGATCGTGTTGAGAAGATTCTGAAGCTCAATGTATTTGTTCAATCTGCACCAGACTTTACGCTACAAAGCGAAGTCGCCAATGGCGCATCCGATTTACTCGAACTAATTTTTGGGGCAAGTTGCCTACACACGAGAACCTCTGTTGGTGTGATTCAACTGCCTAAAAATGCGACTGTAGAGGTGGACCTTATCGCAGCGATTTAATGCGAAGAAGGCTATGTCCCGTCCATCAGTATTACGCCTTCACTTCGGTACATAACTCAACAACCAAACCATCTGGGCATTTTAGCCAAGAAACGGTTTGTCCCCATGGCATCTCTGCTGGCAGGGCTAATGAAGTAGCCCCTTCGGCGACCGCATTGGCGTGCGCTGCAGCTACATCCTCGGTCACCAAGGCAATTTCCATCCCGATGGGTTGTGATGAACGATCGGCAGCCACATAACCATTTGGGAAGTGATGAAACCCTAATTCATGCGCAGCGAACGCGAGTAGCGTTTGCCCTGTTTCTAATTCCCCATACGTACCAGACTCATGCAGAAACCGACGTTGCAATCCAAAGGCGCGCTCACAAAACGATAGAGAAGCCTCTACATTTGCCACATATAAAATGGTATAGCCAAATTTCATCTGCTCGTTCACTTTTGTTGGGGTGGATTACCTATATTAGCCCTAGCTTCCCCTGTATGTCATTGGCAAATTGCCGAAGTGCTATTTGCACACTCTCCAAGATAGGTGTTTCTGGGCGATGAATAGGTAATACGACACTGACTTGATAGGGAATAGATGTTGAAAAACGCCTAACGATCATCGACTCGCCTTGTAGAGCTAACGCGGTTAGCGGGTTAACAATCGCCACACCTAATCCAGCAGAAACTAAACTACAGACAGAGACTGCGCTCGCAGTTTCCCACTGTAATTGACGGGTTACGCCGGCTTCCTCAAACACCTGATCTACCTGCTGGCGGTACGGGTCTTCTGGCGCCAAGCTAACAAAGGCACTCCCTTCAAAATCTTGCGGGGAAAGGATTGTTTTAGATGCCAATGGATGATTCGCAGGTAGTACACAAACTTCATCTACACAGAGCACTTCCGTCACAGAGGTACCCGGTGGTGCATCTTGCCCTTCCGTCATCCCGATATCGAATCGCTGCATACTCAACCACTCTTCAAGTAAAGGGGACTCCTGTGGCGTAATGCTCACTTGAATATCAGGGACTAGCTTTTGCAGATAACTGCACACACTTGGCATTAGGGCATGCGCAAAGGCGGGTTGGCACACCACAGACAACGTTGCGCCTTGTTGTTTGGCCAATTGCGTGGCCGTATCGATGATGCGAGATAGCCCAATGTAGGATCGCTGAACCTCCTCAAACAGGGTATAGGCATTTGCAGTCGGCTGTAAGCGCCCCTTCTCCCGCGTGAACAGCGCATAGCCGAGCAACTGTTCAAGTCTGGCTAACTCACGGCTAAGCGTTGGCTGTGAGGTATGCAGTAATCTGGCGGCGTTAGTTAAGCTGCCGCTGGTCATGATGGCACGAAAGACTTCGATGTGGCGGTGTTGGATGGTCATTACATATCAAAAATGAATAGCATTACCAAATATTAGCATTTTACTGAATAGATAGTTTACGAGATGATAGACGGTAATTTCAATTGGACTGTCGATCTCATCATGCAAACACCAGATACCCAACGCCTTTCTCAACTAGCAGCTGAATATCAAACGCCATTGTGGGTTTATGATGCGACAGTAATCCGCGCTCGCATCCACGCGCTAAAACAGTTTGATACCATCCGCTTCGCGCAAAAAGCCTGCTCGAACACGCATATTCTGCGCTTGATGCGCGAAGAAGGTGTCAAAGTGGATGCAGTATCACGCGGAGAAATTTTGCGTGCGCTAGCTGCTGGTTATGATGCGGTGGACGAGCCATCTGGCATTGTGTTTACCGCCGACTTGATCGACCGCGACACATTGGAAACCGTAGTGGCGCACCAAGTTCCGGTGAATGCAGGCTCAATTGATATGCTGCACCAGCTAGGCGAAGCATCAAAAGGCCATCGCGTGTGGTTGCGTATTAACCCTGGCTTTGGCCACGGCCATAGCAACAAAACCAACACCGGTGGCGAACACAGCAAGCACGGCATCTGGCATAGCGATTTGCCGGAAGCCTTGGCGGCGATCGCCCAGCATGGCCTGAAGCTGGTTGGCTTACATATGCACATTGGCTCGGGTGTGGATTACACCCACTTAGAATCGGTGTGTGGCGCGATGGTTGATCTAGTTCGCCAAGCCAAAGCAGCAGGACATGATCTTCATGCCATTTCTGCTGGCGGTGGATTGTCTATTCCTTACCGTGATGGCGATGCAACCATTGATACCGAACACTACTTTGGTTTGTGGGATGCAGCACGCAAAGAAGCAGAGACCGTTGTCGGCCATGCGTTGGGCTTAGAAATTGAACCTGGCCGTTACTTGGTGGCAGAGTCTGGCAACCTGATCGCCGAAGTGCGCGCGACGAAGAACGCCGGTAGCAATCACTTTGTATTAGTCGATGCGGGTTTTAACGAACTAATGCGTCCGTCGATGTACGGTAGCTACCATGGCATTACCGTTGTACCTGCGAATGGACAAGCATCTGCCGCAAAACCAACCGTCGTAGCGGGCCCGTTATGTGAATCAGGCGATGTATTTACCCAAGCAGATGGTGGCGTAGTTACCCCACGTGATCTACCTGCAGCCGCAGTCGGTGACTTAGTGATTTTTCACGATACGGGTGCGTATGGCGCATCGATGTCGAGCAACTACAATACCCGCCCACTGATTGCAGAAGTATTAGTTGATGGCGACGCTAGCCGCTTGATTCGCCGCCGCCAGACAGTAGACGAACTGCTGGCACTAGAAAACGTATAAGCGGTTTTCTCCTAGTACGCTTCAAAATGCCCAGCCAATTCGGTTGGGCATTTTATTTTCTGGCTACGCGGCTACTTCAATCCCTGCTGCTTGTACCGATTGTCCAAATGCTGCCATCGCATAGATGAGTTGCTTCATTTCCTGCCCCAGCGACGTGAGTTCGTACTCGGTGGTTGGCGGAATCGTCGGAAAAATTGTCTTTTTCAGCAGTTGATGTTGCTCCAACTGCTTGAGTCGCTCTGCCAAAATCCGTGGGCTAATGCCAGGAATCCCCCGCTGTAGTTCCGAATAGCGTTTTTTCCCGCTAATTAACTCTCGCACAATCAGCGTTGTCCACTTATGGCCAACCAACTCTGCCGTCAGCCGCACCGGGCAGCCATCATCACACGGCAACACTTTAAGCGAATCCATGGCACTTCCTTTTTGGTAACTACTTCCAAAAGTATAGCACTAGTTTTATGATGCCTAGCAACTGATCAGCCAACTATTTTTTGCAACGCTTCAGAGGAAATTCATCATGAAACCGATTCAATGGATCGCCACCATCGTTGGCATAGTTCAGCTCGTACTAGGCGCGCTTTATCTACTTGCACCGCACCAGCTATTAGGCTGGATGGGGCACTCCACCGTCGCGGCAGATATCGCTTACCCGCTAGGGATGCTATCTGCACGCTTTCTAGTCTATGGGGTGCTGATGTTGGTGGCGGCGAAACAACCGGCACAACACCGTAGCTTGCTACAAGGGATGATATGGATTCAGGTAGTCGACTTGGCTGTTGGCGTCTTTTATACCGCCAACGGCTCGGTAAGTTGGCATTTGTCTGCCTTCCCGATGTTTAACGCCGCACTGATTATTGGGCTGCTACAACTTTGGATGCCAAAATCAGCCAAGACTAGCCCCTCGCTATCGCAGGCAAATGCATGAGCAAGCTAGCCGCCCGCTTCTTCAGGATGGTACAAAGCGCCCCGTTCTACGCCAATCTTCACGCAGAAGCAGTGGCGTGGGTTGGCGTGGCAAGCGGTCAGCAAATTTGGTGGGATATTGGCTGCGGGCCTGGCCTGATTACCCGGCAAGCTGCGCGCAGCGGCTATGCCACCATGGGGATCGATTTATCGCCAGACATGTTGGCAGAAGCGGCGAAAATGGCCAAACAAGATGGGCTACAGATCGCCTACCGAAACATCGACTTACAATGCGTAAGCGATGTGTTAGAGAAGCCAAGTGTGTTATCTGCCGCCTCTCTGTTAGCAGTCTTGTCTGATCGCCCCGCAGGGATGCGGCAGCTATACAATGCGACAAGGGAAGCTGGCAAACTAGTCATTATTGAAACAACAGCAGAAATGACGATCCCACATGCTTGGCGATGGCTAATGAAAAATGGATGGAAAAACGGCAATTGGATTTTAATGTTATGGGCAATTAGCAGAAGAAAAATGATTCCTGTCGATGTTCCTGCTCTCTTGCCTGCCGGATGCCAATTTGATTACCTACCGTTACTTGATGGTATGGTTGGCGCATGGCAAATTAAAAAGCGGTAGAAAGTAGGCTCAGTTTGTTTGGGGGCGTGACAACTAATCACGTCCTCGAACAACGCTTTCAGCAAAACGCGCATATCCATAACCCTCTGATTTCGTTATAATTCCAGCCTTGAATTACCTGCGAAACGAAGTCTCATGAGCCTCTTGCCCCACCAGATCGAACTCCTCTCCCCTGCTAAAACTGCTGAAATTGGTAAAGAAGCCATTTTGCATGGAGCAGATGCGGTCTATATTGGCGGCCCTTCGTTTGGCGCGCGTCACAATGCCTGTAACAGCGTGTCGGATATTGCTGATCTGGTGAAATTTGCCCATCGCTATCATGCGCGGATTTTTACCACGCTAAATACCATCTTGCACGATGCAGAATTAGACGCTGCGCGTAAGATGATCTGGGAGCTGTACGATGCAGGTGTGGATGCGCTAATCATCCAGGACATGGGGATTCTCGAAATGGATCTCCCCCCGATCGAACTACACGCCTCAACCCAATGTGATATTCGCTCCCCAGAAAAAGCGCGCTTTTTAGCAGATTCTGGCTTCTCGCAAGTCGTATTGGCGCGAGAACTGACAATCCCGCAAATTAGAGAAATTAGCGATACCGTAGGCGACCGCGCCACCATCGAATATTTCATTCACGGCGCACTCTGCGTTGCCTTCTCTGGGCAGTGCTATATCAGCCATGCCGACACTGGCCGCAGTGCCAACCGTGGCGATTGTTCGCAAGCCTGTCGCCTGCCTTATACGCTGACAGACGCGAACGGTGGTGTGGTCGCGTTCGAGAAGCATCTGCTGTCGATGAAAGACAATAATCAAAGTAGCAACTTAGAAGCACTATTAGACGCAGGTGTTCGCTCGCTTAAAATCGAGGGGCGTTATAAAGACATTAGTTACGTTAAAAACATTACTGCGCATTACCGCCAGCTACTGGATGAAATCCTGACTCGCCGTACCGAGTGGGCGCCAGCAGCAAGTGGTAAAAGCGATATTTGGTTCCACCCTAACCCGGATAAAACCTTCCACCGAGGCAGTACCGATTACTTTGCCACCGGCCGCAAAGAAGATATTGGTGCATTTGATTCTCCAAAATTTGTTGGCGTTGAGCTCGGTACTGTTCACAAGCTAGGCAAAGACTGGCTAGAAATCGCGACGACAGAATCCATGAGTAACGGCGATGGCATCAGCTTTATGAAAAAGCGCGATGCAGTCGGTGCGCAAGTGAATACAGTACAAAAAGTGGGGCAGACGGACGATGGCCAGAACATCTGGCGAGCAGTGTTGAACGACCATAGTCTGCTAGCTTCGTTGCGCCCCGGTATGTCGCTCAGCCGTAACCGTGACCATGCATGGGAGCAAGCCTTACTCAAGCCTTCGGCCGAACGGAAAGTCGATGTGTGGCTAACTCTATCAGAGCTTGCGGATAAAAGCGGATTATCACTCACCGCGACTGACGCCGATGGCTGTACTGCCGCAGTCAATGTGTTGCACCCACTCGAACCCGCCAAAGATGCGGCACGTGCGACCACCGGCTTGCAAGATAGTCTAGCTAAACTGGGCAATACCATGTTCAGCGCGGTGAATATCGCCTTGCAACTCAGCCAAGCTTGGTTTGTACCAAACTCGATCATCAATGGGTTACGTCGTGATGTGACCGCAGCACTGGAAGCCAATCGAATCGACAGCTGGCAACGCCCAACACGTAAAGCGGCGATCGAACCGCCGGTCGCCTACCCAGAAAAAAATGTTTCTTACCTTGCCAACGTGTACAACCAACTCGCGTGGCAGTTCTATCGCAAACATGGTGTAGAAGTGATCGAGGCCGCTTATGAGGCGCACGAGGAAGAAGGTGAAGTCTCGTTAATGATTACCAAGCATTGCCTGCGCTTTTCTTACAACCTATGCCCGAAACAGGCAAAGGGCGTAAAAGGGGTGATGGGACAAGTGCGCGCCGATCCAATGACACTCAAAACAGGCGACGAAACCTATACGCTAAAATTTGAGTGTCGCCCGTGCGAAATGCACGTGATGGGCACAATGAAGAAACACATTTTGAAGTCCGCCCCACCATCAGACATCCCATATACCGCGCCAGTAACGTTCTTTAAAGAACGTCCACAAAGCTAACGGTTTTACCAATAACAAAGGCGCCGGAAAGCGCCTTTGTTATTTGGAAGACTTATTTCTTGCCCTGCCCGAATAAGACATTTCGCTCTTCATCGGTCATCGGCTTATCGCGCGTGTAGGCAGGCTTTACCCCTTCATAGGCACGAATCACTGCTGGACGCGCCGCGATGGTATGGAACCAGCGTTGTAGATTCGGGAAGTCCGCTAACACTTGTCCGTGCATTTCGTGCGGCACAATCCATGGGTAGCAAGCCATATCTGCGATCGAATACTCACCAGCAATAAACTCACGTCCAACTAACTGTTTGTCTAGCACGCCATATAATCGGGTGGTTTCACGGGTATAGCGGTCGATACCATACGGCACGACTTCTGGCGCATAGACACGGAAATGACCATTTTGCCCCGCCATTGGCCCTAATCCAGCCATTTGCCAAAATAGCCACTTCATCACTTCTGTACGTCCGCGCACATCAGCGGGTAAGAACTGTCCCGTTTTCTCTGCCAGATACTGCAAAATCGCGCCCGACTCGAAAATTGCAATCGCCTCGCCTCCATCGGCTGGGGCTTGATCTACAATCGCGGGGATACGGTTATTTGGCGCAATGGCTAAGAATTCAGGTTTGAACTGATCGCCTTTACCAATATCCACTGGAATCACCTGATAGGGCAAACCGGTTTCTTCTAAGAAAATACGGACTTTTAAGCCATTGGGTGTCGCGGTGTAATGCAGGTCAATCATCGTTTAGTCCTGACTAGATAACATTGAAATGTAACTACATAGATCAGGGCACGTTCCAAAATATCAATAAAAAAGGCGAGAATTCTTCTCGCCTTTACATTTAAAACTGAACCGCTTACAACCCTAAACGCTGCCACACCGTCGACACTAAACCTGCTTGGTTTAATGTATAAAAGTGCAAACCAGGTGCGCCGCCTTGTAGCAGTTTGTCGCAAAGCTCGGTCACCACATCCAGACCAAACGAGCGAATAGAGGCCACATCGTCTGCGTAACCTTGCAAGCGCAAACGCAACCAGCGAGGAATCTCTGCACCACACACATCAGAGAAGCGTGCCAATTGGCTAAAGTTGCTGATTGGCATAATGCCCGGCACGATAGGGATATTTACCCCTTGTGCTTGTACCGCATCCACAAAGGCGAAATACGCATCCGGGTTGTAAAAGTACTGGGTGATTGCCGAATTAGCACCGGCATTGGCTTTATTCACGAAGTTACGAATATCGTCCTGCGCGCTTTTGGCTTGTGGGTGATACTCTGGGTAGGCAGCCACTTCGATGTGGAACCAATCACCCGTTTCTTCACGAATAAACGCCACTAGTTCGTTGGCAAAACGGAACTCACCAGCAACCGCCATACCAGAAGGCAAATCACCACGCAGGGCAACAATATGGCGAATACCATCACTCTTGAATTGGTTAATCAGCTGGCGGATACCTTCGCGCGTACTACCAATACAAGATAAGTGAGGCGCCACATCGTGGCCGGCTTGCTTGATCTCTCTTACCGCGCGTAGCGTACCTTCTTGCGTAGAACCACCCGCACCATAAGTAACAGAGAAGAAATGAGGATTGTACTGCGCCAACTGACGTCGAGTGGCGTGTAGTTTTTCCATGCCTTCTTCTGTTTTCGGCGGGAAAAACTCGAAACTATAAACACGATCTTGAGACACGATACGGTTCCTTGCTTTGACAAGTAGCCATCTGACAGCTACTCATCGCCCTCAAGCGTGTTGAGGGCGATTTATTACATACGCTTAGTAACGGTAGTGGTTTGGCTTGTATGGGCCAGCTTTGTCCACGCCGATATAGCTTGCTTGCGCATCGGTCAACACGGTTAGTTTCGCATTCAGTTTTCTCAACTGTAGACGCGCCACTTTTTCATCCAAGTGTTTTGGCAATACGTACACGCCAACTGGATATTCAGCAGTGCGGGTAAACAGTTCGATCTGAGCGATGGTCTGGTTCGCAAACGAAGAGCTCATCACGTAGCTTGGGTGGCCAGTTGCACAACCCAAGTTCACCAAGCGGCCTTCTGCCAACAAGATGATGCGCTTGCCATCAGGGAAGATCACATGATCGACTTGTGGCTTGATGTTTTCCCACTCGTATTGTTTTAGGGAAGCAACATCAATTTCGTTATCGAAGTGACCGATATTACATACGATGGCTTGGTCTTTCATTGCCTTCATATGTTCGTGAGTAATCACGTGGTAGTTACCGGTACATGTCACGAAAATATCCGCAAATGCAACGGCCTCTTCCATGGTCACCACACGGTAACCTTCCATTGCAGCTTGCAATGCGCAGATTGGGTCGATTTCAGTTACCCATACTTGAGCAGACAAAGCGCGCAATGCTTGTGCTGAACCTTTACCCACGTCACCGTAACCTGCCACAACGGCTACTTTACCGGCAACCATCACGTCGGTCGCACGCTTGATACCGTCCACCAATGATTCGCGGCAGCCATACAGATTGTCGAATTTAGACTTGGTCACAGAATCGTTCACGTTGATCGCTGGGAATTTTAGTTCGCCACGTTCAAACATCTGGTACAAGCGATGCACACCAGTGGTGGTTTCTTCGGTTACGCCTTTAATTAGCGCTAAACGAGTAGAGTACCAAGTTGGGTCGTGTGCCAATTTCGCTTTGATGCTCGCAAACAAGAAGGTTTCTTCTTCGCTACCTGGGTTATTCAATACAGACGCGTCTTTCTCTGCACGGGCACCCAAATGTAGTAGCAAGGTTGCATCGCCGCCATCATCCAAGATCATATTGGCTTGTTCACAAGACCATTCGAAAATCTTGTGGGTGTAGTTCCAGTAGTCTTCTAGTGATTCGCCTTTGTAAGCGAACACAGGGATATTGCCCGCAGCGATCGCGGCAGCCGCGTGATCTTGTGTTGAGTAGATATTGCAAGACGCCCAGCGTACATCCGCACCCAAAGCAACTAGGGTTTCGATCAACACAGCGGTTTGGATGGTCATGTGCAATGAGCCAGCAATGCGTGCGCCACGCAATGGTTGCGCAGCCGCGTATTCTTCGCGAATCGCCATTAGACCTGGCATTTCGGTTTCGGCAATGCGAATTTCCTTGCGACCCCAGTCGGCAAGGTTCATATCAGCAACTTTAAAATCGGTAAAGGTAGCGACCACAGTCAGAACTCCTGATCAGGTGGCCGAGATAGAGGCAGAGGACACACTCACCCTACCCCCATGTCCGGCACGGGTTAACAGGTGAGCGCAGTTTGAAATGCGAGCCTAGGGCAGTGTTAGCCTTGCAGCGCTCCTCGAATGACTGCAATTATAGACGAAAATGGATGAAATTTCAGTGACTTGCTCAAAAAGCATGTCATGAATAAACAAAGAGCAAATTCTTGCTCGCAACACCGGTTATTTGCAATACCGAAGGGTGAGCCAACTATGCGGTAAGACTTCTATCGTTAAGAAATGACCATCTTCAGGCCGAACATGCTGTCCCGCCTTCCGATCGAGTGCCATGATTTCAACTGGAAAACCATTAATCGAAAACGACACCGGGCTGACCCTGGACGAGGGGTTGTGAGTGATGCGCAATATCCCCGTCACCACATAAACAAATGGGGAGGACAAATCTTTTTGAAGCCGAAAAGCGCGGTAGCAACCAAGGGCAGTAGGGATACAACAAAATAGCAGTAACCCCCATAAAAAAAGATCACTAGCATCCCTGCTTAATTGGAAATATAAAAGGAGTAAGGGGAACAAGGCGATCAGAAGACTAATGATCACCGCGCCATTTCGTGCTCTCTTGATCACTCGAATATCTTCTGAAGTGATCGGCCTTTGCTTCATCATGCGTGAATTAAGCTTCAATCAAAAAGACATAATATATACCATATTCATAACTGTGAATCACTCCGGTCACCATGTCATGTCACCATCAAGCTAAATCTCGCTTTAGGCTGGCAACTCGCACCTAATTTTTCATAAAAGCGAATCGCCGATGTATTCCATGCCGGCGTTTGCCATTGCAACTCGGTACAACCAAGTGATGCAGCTTGTTGGCTGACAATATCCACAAAAGACTTTCCCCAGCCTTGCCCTCTTACCTGTGACTGCAAGAATAAGCAATCTAGATGGGCAAATGGGGTGGCCGAGAGGGTGGCGATATCAATCGTCATCGTTGCATAACCAAGCAACTCCCCTTCACTTTCTAATACCCATGCCCACCAAGTAAGCTGCGCATTACCGAACAATAAACCCAAGCGCTCGGCATGGCCTGCAGCCTCGAAAGGGATGCGCTCGTATGCCGCATGTTGTTGGCACAATTGGCTCAACCCTTTCGCATCTGCCATTGTTGCTAATCGAATCTTCATATGAAGAAGCTTGCTTAGCAACTACACGCAATCACGTGTTCATCGCCGGTTAGCTGACCTACCTCGGCACCGGTTGCTAGTGGAAAGCCATCGCGAATCCAGAAATCGAGACCGCCCAGCATTTCTTTGACTAACAAT contains:
- a CDS encoding class I SAM-dependent methyltransferase; its protein translation is MSKLAARFFRMVQSAPFYANLHAEAVAWVGVASGQQIWWDIGCGPGLITRQAARSGYATMGIDLSPDMLAEAAKMAKQDGLQIAYRNIDLQCVSDVLEKPSVLSAASLLAVLSDRPAGMRQLYNATREAGKLVIIETTAEMTIPHAWRWLMKNGWKNGNWILMLWAISRRKMIPVDVPALLPAGCQFDYLPLLDGMVGAWQIKKR
- a CDS encoding peptidase U32 family protein — its product is MSLLPHQIELLSPAKTAEIGKEAILHGADAVYIGGPSFGARHNACNSVSDIADLVKFAHRYHARIFTTLNTILHDAELDAARKMIWELYDAGVDALIIQDMGILEMDLPPIELHASTQCDIRSPEKARFLADSGFSQVVLARELTIPQIREISDTVGDRATIEYFIHGALCVAFSGQCYISHADTGRSANRGDCSQACRLPYTLTDANGGVVAFEKHLLSMKDNNQSSNLEALLDAGVRSLKIEGRYKDISYVKNITAHYRQLLDEILTRRTEWAPAASGKSDIWFHPNPDKTFHRGSTDYFATGRKEDIGAFDSPKFVGVELGTVHKLGKDWLEIATTESMSNGDGISFMKKRDAVGAQVNTVQKVGQTDDGQNIWRAVLNDHSLLASLRPGMSLSRNRDHAWEQALLKPSAERKVDVWLTLSELADKSGLSLTATDADGCTAAVNVLHPLEPAKDAARATTGLQDSLAKLGNTMFSAVNIALQLSQAWFVPNSIINGLRRDVTAALEANRIDSWQRPTRKAAIEPPVAYPEKNVSYLANVYNQLAWQFYRKHGVEVIEAAYEAHEEEGEVSLMITKHCLRFSYNLCPKQAKGVKGVMGQVRADPMTLKTGDETYTLKFECRPCEMHVMGTMKKHILKSAPPSDIPYTAPVTFFKERPQS
- a CDS encoding GNAT family N-acetyltransferase produces the protein MKIRLATMADAKGLSQLCQQHAAYERIPFEAAGHAERLGLLFGNAQLTWWAWVLESEGELLGYATMTIDIATLSATPFAHLDCLFLQSQVRGQGWGKSFVDIVSQQAASLGCTELQWQTPAWNTSAIRFYEKLGASCQPKARFSLMVT
- a CDS encoding glutathione S-transferase N-terminal domain-containing protein, which produces MIDLHYTATPNGLKVRIFLEETGLPYQVIPVDIGKGDQFKPEFLAIAPNNRIPAIVDQAPADGGEAIAIFESGAILQYLAEKTGQFLPADVRGRTEVMKWLFWQMAGLGPMAGQNGHFRVYAPEVVPYGIDRYTRETTRLYGVLDKQLVGREFIAGEYSIADMACYPWIVPHEMHGQVLADFPNLQRWFHTIAARPAVIRAYEGVKPAYTRDKPMTDEERNVLFGQGKK
- the metF gene encoding methylenetetrahydrofolate reductase [NAD(P)H] — encoded protein: MSQDRVYSFEFFPPKTEEGMEKLHATRRQLAQYNPHFFSVTYGAGGSTQEGTLRAVREIKQAGHDVAPHLSCIGSTREGIRQLINQFKSDGIRHIVALRGDLPSGMAVAGEFRFANELVAFIREETGDWFHIEVAAYPEYHPQAKSAQDDIRNFVNKANAGANSAITQYFYNPDAYFAFVDAVQAQGVNIPIVPGIMPISNFSQLARFSDVCGAEIPRWLRLRLQGYADDVASIRSFGLDVVTELCDKLLQGGAPGLHFYTLNQAGLVSTVWQRLGL
- a CDS encoding VOC family protein — its product is MKFGYTILYVANVEASLSFCERAFGLQRRFLHESGTYGELETGQTLLAFAAHELGFHHFPNGYVAADRSSQPIGMEIALVTEDVAAAHANAVAEGATSLALPAEMPWGQTVSWLKCPDGLVVELCTEVKA
- a CDS encoding winged helix-turn-helix transcriptional regulator; protein product: MDSLKVLPCDDGCPVRLTAELVGHKWTTLIVRELISGKKRYSELQRGIPGISPRILAERLKQLEQHQLLKKTIFPTIPPTTEYELTSLGQEMKQLIYAMAAFGQSVQAAGIEVAA
- the lysA gene encoding diaminopimelate decarboxylase; amino-acid sequence: MQTPDTQRLSQLAAEYQTPLWVYDATVIRARIHALKQFDTIRFAQKACSNTHILRLMREEGVKVDAVSRGEILRALAAGYDAVDEPSGIVFTADLIDRDTLETVVAHQVPVNAGSIDMLHQLGEASKGHRVWLRINPGFGHGHSNKTNTGGEHSKHGIWHSDLPEALAAIAQHGLKLVGLHMHIGSGVDYTHLESVCGAMVDLVRQAKAAGHDLHAISAGGGLSIPYRDGDATIDTEHYFGLWDAARKEAETVVGHALGLEIEPGRYLVAESGNLIAEVRATKNAGSNHFVLVDAGFNELMRPSMYGSYHGITVVPANGQASAAKPTVVAGPLCESGDVFTQADGGVVTPRDLPAAAVGDLVIFHDTGAYGASMSSNYNTRPLIAEVLVDGDASRLIRRRQTVDELLALENV
- a CDS encoding RidA family protein, producing MRDHLLKEVATSHGLDVDAPLLIGGNYTPVLQHAGVVYISGQIPRVGATVTVIGAAGREVDLHGAQLAARICALRAVILLYQELGTLDRVEKILKLNVFVQSAPDFTLQSEVANGASDLLELIFGASCLHTRTSVGVIQLPKNATVEVDLIAAI
- a CDS encoding LysR family transcriptional regulator — its product is MTIQHRHIEVFRAIMTSGSLTNAARLLHTSQPTLSRELARLEQLLGYALFTREKGRLQPTANAYTLFEEVQRSYIGLSRIIDTATQLAKQQGATLSVVCQPAFAHALMPSVCSYLQKLVPDIQVSITPQESPLLEEWLSMQRFDIGMTEGQDAPPGTSVTEVLCVDEVCVLPANHPLASKTILSPQDFEGSAFVSLAPEDPYRQQVDQVFEEAGVTRQLQWETASAVSVCSLVSAGLGVAIVNPLTALALQGESMIVRRFSTSIPYQVSVVLPIHRPETPILESVQIALRQFANDIQGKLGLI
- the ahcY gene encoding adenosylhomocysteinase, which encodes MVATFTDFKVADMNLADWGRKEIRIAETEMPGLMAIREEYAAAQPLRGARIAGSLHMTIQTAVLIETLVALGADVRWASCNIYSTQDHAAAAIAAGNIPVFAYKGESLEDYWNYTHKIFEWSCEQANMILDDGGDATLLLHLGARAEKDASVLNNPGSEEETFLFASIKAKLAHDPTWYSTRLALIKGVTEETTTGVHRLYQMFERGELKFPAINVNDSVTKSKFDNLYGCRESLVDGIKRATDVMVAGKVAVVAGYGDVGKGSAQALRALSAQVWVTEIDPICALQAAMEGYRVVTMEEAVAFADIFVTCTGNYHVITHEHMKAMKDQAIVCNIGHFDNEIDVASLKQYEWENIKPQVDHVIFPDGKRIILLAEGRLVNLGCATGHPSYVMSSSFANQTIAQIELFTRTAEYPVGVYVLPKHLDEKVARLQLRKLNAKLTVLTDAQASYIGVDKAGPYKPNHYRY